A genomic window from Candidatus Buchananbacteria bacterium CG10_big_fil_rev_8_21_14_0_10_42_9 includes:
- a CDS encoding tRNA uridine(34) 5-carboxymethylaminomethyl modification radical SAM/GNAT enzyme Elp3 → MNQAQLKNIITNLSKTRIKNRENFNTLVKRYAGSYQEPSPLNSELLQAYRQLVKSKKIKPSKGLEKHLQKRSVRSMSGVAVITCLTKPMGCPHTCVFCPTEDRMPKSYLSNEPAVMRALMNQWDPYRQVKTRLKALSRHGHATDKIELIVIGGTWSAHPKRYQAWYVKRLLDALNGKTSTTLLQAQKLNEKASHRCVGLTLETRPDWIDEAEIKQLRKLGCTRVEIGIQNPRDDILKLSRRGHGVKEIVQATKLLKEAGFKICYHTMPQLPGSTPAIDLQMYKDLYGKEKFQPDLVKIYPTAVVKTAELYDWMKRGDYTPYSDAKLKTVLKKAKLLTPEYVRIVRLIRDIPAESIEGGNKITNLRQLISYELKKESKACQCIRCREVGHQSENKKSLGQPIKLRVKKYRASGGTEYFISFASQDNAILYAYVRLRINDESKDHHLQELRNAALIREIHTYGPHVKLGESGMIQHTGLGKKLMAEAEYIAGQENRKRIKAKKSSIAKVAVIAAAGVREYYRKLGYRLDGTYMSKRLLATGK, encoded by the coding sequence ATGAACCAAGCTCAATTAAAAAATATCATAACCAATTTGTCTAAAACCCGAATTAAAAATCGGGAGAATTTTAATACCTTAGTTAAACGTTACGCCGGTAGCTACCAAGAACCCTCGCCACTTAATTCTGAACTTTTACAAGCTTATCGTCAACTGGTCAAGTCAAAAAAAATTAAACCAAGCAAAGGCTTAGAAAAGCACTTACAGAAACGCTCGGTGCGAAGCATGTCCGGAGTAGCCGTAATTACCTGCCTCACTAAACCAATGGGCTGTCCGCACACGTGCGTGTTTTGCCCGACCGAAGACCGCATGCCCAAAAGTTATTTATCTAATGAGCCGGCGGTGATGCGCGCGCTGATGAATCAATGGGATCCATACCGCCAAGTTAAAACTCGACTGAAAGCGCTTAGTCGGCACGGCCACGCGACTGACAAAATCGAACTGATTGTGATTGGGGGCACCTGGTCGGCACATCCCAAACGTTATCAAGCATGGTACGTCAAAAGATTGCTGGACGCATTAAATGGTAAAACTAGCACAACCTTACTACAAGCCCAAAAGTTAAATGAAAAAGCTTCGCACCGCTGCGTCGGGCTGACGTTGGAAACCCGGCCGGATTGGATTGATGAAGCTGAAATTAAACAGCTACGTAAACTCGGTTGCACGCGAGTAGAAATTGGCATTCAAAATCCACGCGATGACATTTTAAAATTATCTCGCCGTGGCCACGGTGTGAAAGAAATTGTTCAAGCCACAAAACTATTAAAAGAAGCTGGGTTTAAAATTTGTTACCATACTATGCCGCAACTGCCCGGAAGCACCCCCGCGATTGATTTGCAAATGTACAAAGATTTGTACGGCAAAGAAAAATTTCAACCAGATTTGGTAAAAATTTATCCAACCGCGGTAGTTAAAACTGCAGAACTATATGACTGGATGAAGCGCGGAGACTACACGCCTTATTCCGACGCTAAGTTAAAAACAGTGTTGAAAAAAGCGAAGTTACTTACTCCTGAATATGTCAGAATTGTGAGATTAATTCGCGACATCCCGGCTGAATCAATTGAAGGCGGAAACAAAATAACCAACTTAAGACAATTGATTAGCTATGAATTGAAAAAAGAAAGCAAGGCATGCCAATGCATCCGTTGTCGGGAAGTCGGGCATCAATCAGAAAATAAAAAATCGCTTGGGCAACCCATTAAACTAAGAGTTAAAAAGTACCGGGCGTCAGGCGGTACTGAATACTTTATCAGCTTCGCAAGCCAAGACAACGCTATATTGTACGCCTACGTCAGGCTACGAATTAACGACGAATCCAAAGACCACCATCTGCAAGAATTACGCAACGCGGCGCTGATTAGAGAAATTCACACTTACGGCCCGCACGTAAAATTGGGCGAGTCAGGCATGATCCAGCACACTGGCCTTGGCAAAAAATTAATGGCCGAAGCTGAATACATCGCTGGACAAGAAAATCGTAAGCGTATTAAGGCTAAAAAATCTTCTATTGCAAAAGTGGCTGTGATTGCCGCTGCCGGAGTGCGCGAATATTACCGCAAGCTAGGGTACCGCCTGGACGGCACGTATATGAGCAAGAGGCTATTAGCAACTGGCAAGTAG
- a CDS encoding serine hydroxymethyltransferase (catalyzes the reaction of glycine with 5,10-methylenetetrahydrofolate to form L-serine and tetrahydrofolate) → MEYLKNQDQEVVDILNRELERIRGGVELIPSENFVSRAVMEAMGTIMTNKYSEGYPGKRYYGGNEHVDEVENLAIERAKQLFGAEHVNVQPYSGSPANMAVFFALMNPGDTFMGLDLNAGGHLTHGSAVNFSGRLFKCEPYNVRPDTGYLDMDEIREQAKRIRPKMILSGLTAYPREIDFKAFQKIADEVGAYHFADISHIAGLIAGSVHQSPVPHCDVVTTTTHKTLRGPRGAIIMSKLEDKYHDKLRPDEKKNLAQLIDFHVFPGMQGGPHDHITTAKAVAFKEALKPSFKNYAQQIVKNAKRLSEELMSRDIALTSNGTDNHLMVIDLTKSDLTGQGKDIQDALDVVGIFTNKNTVPYEPASPFKPSGIRIGTPAITTRGLIEDDMVVIADGIAKIIKNHKSESVRGDVKKSITELCDKYPLYPKLKY, encoded by the coding sequence ATGGAATATCTCAAAAATCAAGATCAGGAGGTCGTTGATATACTTAATCGTGAATTGGAGCGAATCAGGGGTGGTGTGGAATTAATACCTTCTGAAAATTTCGTCTCCCGGGCAGTGATGGAAGCGATGGGCACAATTATGACGAACAAGTATTCTGAAGGTTATCCAGGTAAGCGTTATTATGGCGGTAATGAACATGTTGATGAAGTTGAAAACTTGGCAATTGAACGCGCCAAACAACTTTTCGGCGCTGAACACGTTAATGTCCAACCCTACAGCGGTTCCCCGGCCAACATGGCGGTCTTTTTTGCACTCATGAATCCCGGCGATACGTTCATGGGGTTAGACCTCAATGCTGGCGGGCACCTAACCCATGGTTCCGCAGTAAATTTTTCCGGCCGCTTATTTAAATGCGAACCTTATAATGTCAGACCAGACACCGGATATTTAGACATGGATGAGATTCGCGAGCAGGCCAAGCGAATCAGGCCCAAAATGATTTTATCGGGACTAACTGCCTATCCGCGGGAAATTGATTTTAAAGCCTTTCAAAAAATTGCCGATGAGGTTGGGGCTTACCACTTTGCCGATATTTCACACATTGCGGGATTGATAGCTGGCAGTGTCCATCAAAGCCCAGTGCCGCATTGCGATGTCGTAACCACAACTACCCACAAAACATTGCGCGGACCGCGTGGCGCGATAATTATGTCTAAACTTGAAGACAAATATCATGATAAGCTCCGTCCGGACGAAAAGAAAAATTTAGCCCAGTTAATTGATTTTCACGTTTTCCCGGGCATGCAAGGCGGCCCCCATGATCACATCACTACAGCTAAAGCGGTCGCGTTTAAAGAAGCGCTAAAACCGTCGTTTAAAAATTACGCGCAACAAATCGTTAAAAACGCTAAGCGTTTATCAGAAGAACTGATGAGCCGAGACATTGCTTTAACCAGCAATGGAACTGACAATCACTTAATGGTCATTGATTTAACCAAGTCAGATTTAACCGGGCAAGGTAAAGACATCCAAGACGCTCTTGATGTGGTCGGAATTTTTACGAATAAAAATACTGTCCCCTATGAGCCGGCAAGCCCGTTTAAGCCTTCCGGTATTCGCATTGGAACTCCAGCCATTACTACCCGAGGACTAATTGAAGATGACATGGTTGTGATTGCCGACGGCATTGCAAAAATTATCAAAAATCATAAAAGTGAAAGCGTTAGAGGCGATGTCAAAAAATCAATCACCGAGCTGTGTGATAAATACCCGCTGTACCCTAAGCTAAAATATTAA
- a CDS encoding redox-regulated ATPase YchF, whose translation MSFSIGIVGLPNVGKSTLFKALTKVQVDASNFPFCTIEPNVGVVAVPDVRLEKLSQVSKSKKTIPTTIEFVDIAGLVAGAHKGEGLGNKFLAHIRDVDAIAEVVRNFADANVTHVGGKIDPEADKKTIGIELILADIQTLEKVSVKLEKEARGQDKQATKKLSIVKKTLEALNNEQFVNSVELDPEERNLLKEYNLLTLKPIIYILNVDEADIEKAHDGYVTVSAKIESEIAELSDAEIKEYLDSMNLKQTGLDRLISAAYKILNLDTFFTSGPEESRAWTITKGTKAPQAAGAIHTDFERGFIRAEIINWEDFVSLGGEPQAREAGKLRTEGRDYIVKDGDVCHFLFN comes from the coding sequence ATGTCTTTCTCGATTGGCATTGTCGGGCTGCCTAACGTTGGCAAATCAACTCTGTTCAAAGCGCTAACTAAAGTCCAAGTTGACGCTTCTAATTTTCCCTTTTGTACGATTGAGCCTAATGTTGGAGTTGTCGCGGTCCCCGACGTGCGATTGGAAAAATTATCTCAAGTTTCTAAATCCAAAAAAACTATCCCCACCACAATTGAATTTGTGGATATTGCCGGACTCGTGGCCGGTGCGCACAAGGGAGAAGGTTTAGGCAACAAATTTTTGGCTCATATTCGCGATGTTGACGCGATTGCGGAAGTGGTCCGAAATTTTGCTGATGCAAATGTCACTCACGTGGGCGGAAAAATTGATCCTGAAGCCGATAAAAAAACTATTGGCATTGAATTAATTTTAGCTGATATTCAAACTTTGGAAAAAGTTAGCGTTAAATTAGAAAAAGAAGCGCGCGGGCAAGATAAACAAGCCACTAAGAAATTGAGCATTGTTAAAAAAACTTTAGAGGCATTAAATAATGAGCAATTTGTTAACTCAGTTGAGCTTGATCCAGAAGAACGAAACTTACTCAAAGAGTATAATTTGCTAACACTCAAACCAATTATTTATATTTTAAATGTTGATGAAGCTGATATTGAAAAGGCGCATGATGGCTACGTCACTGTCTCGGCAAAAATCGAATCAGAAATTGCGGAGCTAAGCGATGCGGAGATAAAAGAATATCTAGATTCCATGAACTTAAAACAAACCGGCCTAGATAGATTAATTAGCGCGGCTTATAAAATTTTAAATTTAGACACTTTTTTCACTTCTGGACCGGAAGAATCGCGCGCTTGGACAATTACTAAAGGCACCAAGGCGCCCCAAGCGGCCGGGGCTATTCATACGGATTTTGAAAGAGGATTTATCCGAGCTGAAATTATCAATTGGGAAGACTTTGTTAGTTTGGGCGGAGAACCTCAAGCCCGAGAAGCTGGCAAATTGAGAACTGAAGGCAGAGATTACATTGTCAAGGACGGCGATGTATGCCATTTTCTATTTAATTAA